The Gemmatimonadaceae bacterium DNA segment AGCAGGTCTGTACGGCGCGCGACGACGCCAACGCGATATCCTGCGAGAGAAAGCGTGGTTGCCAGCGCGCGACCGATGCCCGAGGACGCTCCGATGATGACGGCGCTCTTCATTTGTTGTCGTAATGAGATCCGTCACTGGTCGGCATAACGTGTGCTTCTGCTGTGAACGCTCAATAAGAAGGGTTTGGCGGGGCGTCCGCAACCGCTTCAACCCATCACGGACGCCCCGCCAAACCCAATCCGCACCGCGTTCATCGGCAGCAAGCGTCGTTATGTTGCGTTCGTACGCTCAACAACCCCATTCGCGCGCCAGAATCTCGCGTACAACCTGCTGGCGACGCTGAGTGTCCTTTGCGGATATGTTGGACAACCGACTCAACACGCGGTACTTCTCGAAGCAATCGGTGTCGAGTTCGCGCACCATTTCTCGAACAGCGCGTTCGTAAGTGTTGCGCCCCCAGTTGGCGACCCAGGTGCCGTTGTTCCGCACGTAAGTGCCCGTGTAGTCGTAGATCACCTGTGCCAAGCTGTCGACTGAGGGCCCAGAGCCTGAAGGGAACAACGTCTTCACGTCTTCCGCAATCGAGCGCGCGAAGGTTCGCGAGAGTGGAGACGCAAGGCGCAGGGCAACGGAGTAGGTACTTGCACGGTCACAGTCAGGGTTGCAGATGACCACTCCTGAAAGCACCAACGTGGGATTTTCGGAGAGCGCCACGACCTGTACATCTCCTAGCCTTCGAATCTCGCTCGCAAAAAGGCCCTGAAACTGACGGGTGGTATCCGTCATCGCGACTGCGATGGTTACCACACTCCCTCTTTGCTGGGCGCCGAGGGCCGCGTTTCCGAGCGCAAGCGCCAAGAGGAGAATGGTGAAGCGCATCAGATGCCTCCGAAAGGTGCGAGCAACATAACGTGGATTATACGAAAAACGAACACATCGTCCCCCGTTTATTCCCCCGACAATCCTTGCAGGGAACTCACACTATCCCAAACCTCACTCCACTCTAACTCCCTGCGCAAGCACGATTTGTGCCACACGACTAGGCCATTTCGTACCCGGCTATCTTACCGCGTTATGCTGCAGGCAACTCGCACTAGTACGGACAAGAAAAAAGCGCCCGAAGGCGCCTTTCCCAACCGCAACACTTAAAGAAGTCCCAGAAAATCACCGTCGCACCGGCGGCCCGTGCGAAGCAAACACACTCGTCGCCCCCGCCGCCGTGAACGCAATCACATCATACCGCTCATACCCCGACGGCGGGCCCTGCTCCATCCCAGGACTCCCCACCGGCATCCCCGGCACCGCCAACCCACGCACTCCCGCCGGCCGATCGCGCAGCATTCGCTTCACATCGTCCGCCGGCACGTGACCCTCGACGACATAGCTGCCGACCACCGCAGTGTGACACGACGCCAGCCGCGGCGGCAAACCCATCTCGCGCTTCACGGCGCCGAGGTCGTCGGTGTTCACTTCGCGCACGGTGAAGCCGGCTGCACGCACGTGCTTCACCCACTCCACGCAACACCCGCAGCTGGGACTCTTGTACACGGTCATCGCGGGCAGCCCTTGCTGCCCTTGCTGCGCGAACAACGCGCGCGCGCCGAGCGCGGAGACGGCTACCGCGCCAGCGGTCAGCAAGAAGGTGCGACGGTCCTGGTTCATTCGCTGCTCCTGGTCAACGGGCGACGCCAGCAAGCGCAGTCACGATCAACAGCGCGAACTGGGTACCCTTGTAGCTGTCGGGTGTTTCCTGGTAGAACTCCTCGGTCCCGTGCGCGCCGCCGCCGCGGCCACCGCCATTGATGGTGATGGCGGGAACGCCCATCGAGATGGGGAGGTTGGCGTCGGTGCTGGACGCCTGGGTGCGCGGGGTCCACATCAATCCGTCATCGAGCAGCTTGGCGGCCTCGATGGCGGTGCGCACGATGTACGCATCGTCGCTTTGCCCGCCGGTGGGCCGGATGCCAATGGTGTCGTACTTGACGGTGATGGGCGCGCGGGAGTTGGGCCAGCGCGCGAGCTCTTCCTTGACGGCGGTGTCCACGGCAGCGCGGATGCGACGATCCATCTCGAGCAGGTTCTCGGCGCTCTCGGACCGCATATCCACATCCATCTCGGCGAGCGGCGTGATGGTGTTGACGCTGGTGCCACCACGCACGATGCCGACGTTGAAGGTGGTGCGTGCGCCGCTCGGCACCTGAAGGTCGGCGATGCGCGCGATGGCACGCCCCATCGCGTGCATCGGGTTGGTCATCCCGAAGGCGCCGTAGCTGTGGCCGCCGGGGCCCTCGAACGAAATGGTGTAGCGATGCGAGCCGACGGCGCGCGAGACGATGCCGGCGCCGCCCGCACCATCAACGGAGATGAAGAAGTCGATCTGCCCCTTCAGCTCCTCGGTGAAGAGATGCCGCACACCGCGCAGGTTGCCGGGACCTTCCTCGCCAACATTGCCGACGAGGTACAACGTGCCCTCGGGCACGAGGTTGGACTCCTTGAGGATGCGCGCGACGGTGAGCACGACGGCGAGCCCGCGGCAATCGTCGCCGATGCCAGGCCCGGCAATGCGGTCGCCGCTGCGCGTGGTCTTCACATCGGTGCCTTCGGGAAACACGGTGTCGAGATGCCCGGCGAGCATCACACGCGGCCCGCGCCCACGTCCGACCTGCGCGATGACGTTGCCGAGCGCGTCGATGCGCGCCTCGGGATAGCCAAGCGCGACGAACCGCCGGTGGAACTCGGCGGCCCGTGCCTCCTCCTTGAACGGTGGCGCCGGGATCTCGCAGATGGAGATCTGCTGCTCGAGCGTCCAGGCCTGGAGCTGCTGCGCCGAGGCGAGGGCGCGCTGCACGACGGGGTCGGCGTTGCGGAGCCGGACCGGCTGCGCCGGCAGCGCCGAGGTCAGCAGCAGGAGCGCGGGGATGGCGAGAGCGGATGTGCGGTGCATATTGGGGAATCTACCCCTCCCGCCTATGACTGCCCAACCCTGGCTCAAGCACTACGATCCCGGCGTGCCGCACACAATCGGCAGCTATCCCGCGGGTACGCTGCTGGATGCGCTGGACGAAGCCCTGCGCGAGCGTCCCCACGCCCCCGCCTACCTATATAAAGGAAGGGCGATGAGCTGGCAGGAGTTGGAGGACGCCAGCAACGCCTTCGCGGTAGCGCTGGCGTCGATGGGCGTGATGGCGGGTGACCGCGTGGCCTGCCTGCTGCCGAACTGCCCGCAGTTCTTCATCGGCGAGCTGGCGGCCTGGAAGCTGGGCGCGATCTACGTGCCGCTGAATCCCATCTATACAGAAGACGAGCTCGTGGGTCCGCTGCAGGACACGGGCGCGAAGATCGTGCTGACGCTGAGTGCGTTCTACGATCTAATGAAGCGCGTGCAACGCCGAGTGCCGGGTGTGCAGCGCGTGGTGAGCACGAGCATCAAGGAGTGGTTCCCGCCGCTGCTCAAGCTGATCTTCACGCTGCTGCTGGAACGCAAGCTGGGCCACCGCGCGACGCTGCGCGATGGCGACCAGTCGCTGCCGGCGCTGCTCGAGAAGCATCGCCAGCAGAAGCCGGTGGACCCGCGGCCCGGCCCGGACGACGACGCGCTGCTGCTGATGAGCGGCGGCACGACGGGCACGCCGAAGGCGGTACGCATCCACCACGGCGCGCTGGTGCAGACGGGCACGCAGGTGAACGCGTGGTTGGGGTCCGTGCTGCCAAAATGGGAGGGCGTGTACTGCCTGCCACTGCCGATGTTCCACTCCTACGGCGCCTGCGGCGTGCAGAGCGTCTGCTTCCTCGGCCACAACCCGATCGCGCTGGTGCCGAATCCGCGCGACATCAATGACCTGGTGAAGACGATCGAGACCACGCAGCCGGCGGTGTTCTGCGGCGTGCCCTCGCTCTACAACGCGCTGCTCAATCACAAGCGGGTGCAGGGCGGCAAGGTGAACTTCCGCTCGATGAAAGCCTGCGTGTCGGGCGCGGCACCGATGATGCTGGAGACGATGAAGCGCTTCGAGTCGGTGACCGGCGCGCGCATTCTCGAAGGCTACGCGCTCACGGAGAGCGCACTGGCGGCGACGGTGTCGCCGCTCAAGGGTCCGCAGAAGCCGGGCAGCGTGGGCACGCCGTTGCCGGACGTGGACCTGCGCATCGTGGACGCCGATGACCCGACGAAGCCGATGGCGACGGGGCAGGTGGGCGAGATTCTCATTCGCGGTCCGCAGATTATGCGCGGCTACTGGAACAACGCCGCCGAGTCGAAGGCGATGCTGCGTCGGGGGCCCGACGGACACACCTGGCTCTTCACGGCTGATCTGGGCTACCTCGACGAGGACGGCTACGTCTTCATCGTGGACCGCAAGAAGGACCTGATCAAGATGCGCGGGATGCAGGTGTGGCCGCGCGAGATCGAAGAAGTGATCGCGGCGCATCCGGCAGTGCAGGAAGTCGGTGTGCGCGGATTCCCGGACGCGGGGCAGGGCGAGGTGGCGGTGGCCTTCGTCGTGCGCCGCGCCGGCGCCACGCTCACCGAGAACGAGGTGCGGCAGTGGTGCAAGGAACGGATGGCGCCGTTCAAGGTGCCGGTGCGCGTGGCATTCAAGGACGAACTCCCGAAGAGTATGGTGGGGAAGATCCTCCGTCGGTTCCTGACGGAAGACGTGGCCGCCGCCAAAGCGTGATGCCGCTGCGTCGATGGATCACCGCGCTCGCGCTGCTCAGTGCCGCGGGCCTAGGCGCCTGCCGTCGTGCAGATCACACGGCGCTGCCGCCGGGTGCCGTCGCCAGCACGCTCCCGGCCACGACGCCGCGCGTGGTGATGATCTCTCTTGACGGCTTCCGTTACGACTACATCAACCGCCCGAACGCGCGCCGCCTGCGCGCATTGGCCGCCAGCGGCGTGCGCGCGGAACGGCTGGTGCCGAGTTTTCCGTCCAAGACCTTCCCCAACCACTACACGCTGGTCACCGGGCTCCGGCCGGAGCAACACGGCATCGTCGCGAATCATTTCCGCGACCCGGAGCTGGGATTTTTCACCCTGCGCGACACCATCGCGCAGTCGGATCCGCGCTGGTGGGGCGGCGAGCCGATCTGGGTGGCGGCGGAGCGGCAGGGCCTGCGCGCAGCAATCGTCGGATGGCCGGGGTCCGAAGCGCCGATCGGCGGGCGCCACGCCACCTGGTGGTCGCGCTACGACCACGAGCTGCCGCGCGACGTGAAGGTGCGCCGCATCCTCGATTGGCTCTCGATACCGGCGTCCCGCGCGCCGTCGCTGATCCTCGGCTACTTCCACGAAGTGGACGGAGCGGGCCACAGCTACGGCCCCGACTCGCCGCAGGTGGATGCCGCCATCGCGCAGGTGGACTCGGCGCTCGGAGCGCTGATTGATGGCATCGCGCGCCGCGGAATGGCGGACAAGGTGGTGCTCGTCATCGTGAGCGACCACGGAATGACGGCGACGTCGCCGCAGCGACTCATCCTACTCGACGATTACATCGCGCTCGAGGACGTGGACGTCGTGGACTGGGCGCCGGTCACGCAGATCGAGCCGAAGCCTGGCGCCGAGGAGCGGGTGTACGCGGCGCTGCAGCGCGCGCATCCGGCGCTGGCCGTGTATCGCAAGGGCGAAGTGCCCGTGCGCTACCACTTCAATGCGAACCCGCGGATCACGAAGCTCGTGGCGGTGGCGGAGGACGGGTGGACGATTGCGTCGCGCGCGCAGGCGCAGCGCTGGCGTGAGCAGGGATGGCGCGGCGGCGGGAATCACGGGTACGCACCGGAGGTGCAGGCGATGGGCGCGACGTTCGTGGTCGCGGGGGCGGGGATTCCGCGGGGGAGGGTGATTCCGGCGTTTGGGAATGTGCACGTGGTGGCGGTGCTGGGGCGGTTGCTCGGGGTGAGCTTGGGCGGGAGTGAGGCGAGGGTGGATTCGGTTCGACTGGTTTTTCCCTGAGTGCGAGAAGGGAGAGGGGGAGGGGGGTGATGGCGGGGAGAGGGAGAGATGGGAGATGGTTGGGAGAGGGGAGAACGGTTTCTTGCGGAGAACCAGCTGGGACGCTTTGTGTTCGACGCCTTCCGCACGGCAGACTTCTCGCAGCCGCTGCGGGAATCGCAGGGCTGTGCGCGATTTCAGGCGGGGCAGCAGCGTGCGCCATTCCTCGTCGAGGTGGGCAGCGTGCTGATGTCTTCGGGCGGCTCGCCGCAACTGGACGCACCGACGGCGCCGGCCGCGCACGCGGACACGCTCGGCGTTCCGTCGGGCAACGCCGGGAGCTACTCGATCCTCTCGACGGTCACCATCAGCTGCACGGCGACGCGATGCGTGCGCAGCGCAAGAACGGGACGCGGCCCTTCATCAACCACGTCACGGCGCAGCGCGGCAAGCATCTGAGCATCGCGCAGGCCGACATCCTGCTGCAGATCGCGCGGGCGCTATAGTCCGCCGGCGACCGGAAGGCGTGAAGCGCCGCGAGTCTAGAACTCGCGGCGCTTCATTTCTTTGAACATCTTTTCCCGTTCCTGGTCCTTGTCGTCGGTCACGCGCTGCGGCGCGGTGGCATCATAGGTCTTGGCCTCCACGTTCCGCGGCTTGACCTGCTTCTGCATCTTCTTGACGAGGTTCTGAATCGACTTGTCGTCGAGACCGGACATCCGACCTGCTCCGAAAGGGTTGCCTCAACGATACCGCCCCGGAGCGCCGTTCGCACCCCTGCCCCTGAGGAGGCCCGCCGTGTCTGTCCGCCTTGCCCGCTCTCTCGTCCTGCTGGCGCTCGCCGCGCTTCCCTGTGCCGCCCGCCCGCTGGCCGCGCAGCCCTCGCCGCTGCAG contains these protein-coding regions:
- a CDS encoding AMP-binding protein, encoding MTAQPWLKHYDPGVPHTIGSYPAGTLLDALDEALRERPHAPAYLYKGRAMSWQELEDASNAFAVALASMGVMAGDRVACLLPNCPQFFIGELAAWKLGAIYVPLNPIYTEDELVGPLQDTGAKIVLTLSAFYDLMKRVQRRVPGVQRVVSTSIKEWFPPLLKLIFTLLLERKLGHRATLRDGDQSLPALLEKHRQQKPVDPRPGPDDDALLLMSGGTTGTPKAVRIHHGALVQTGTQVNAWLGSVLPKWEGVYCLPLPMFHSYGACGVQSVCFLGHNPIALVPNPRDINDLVKTIETTQPAVFCGVPSLYNALLNHKRVQGGKVNFRSMKACVSGAAPMMLETMKRFESVTGARILEGYALTESALAATVSPLKGPQKPGSVGTPLPDVDLRIVDADDPTKPMATGQVGEILIRGPQIMRGYWNNAAESKAMLRRGPDGHTWLFTADLGYLDEDGYVFIVDRKKDLIKMRGMQVWPREIEEVIAAHPAVQEVGVRGFPDAGQGEVAVAFVVRRAGATLTENEVRQWCKERMAPFKVPVRVAFKDELPKSMVGKILRRFLTEDVAAAKA
- a CDS encoding alkaline phosphatase family protein, translated to MPLRRWITALALLSAAGLGACRRADHTALPPGAVASTLPATTPRVVMISLDGFRYDYINRPNARRLRALAASGVRAERLVPSFPSKTFPNHYTLVTGLRPEQHGIVANHFRDPELGFFTLRDTIAQSDPRWWGGEPIWVAAERQGLRAAIVGWPGSEAPIGGRHATWWSRYDHELPRDVKVRRILDWLSIPASRAPSLILGYFHEVDGAGHSYGPDSPQVDAAIAQVDSALGALIDGIARRGMADKVVLVIVSDHGMTATSPQRLILLDDYIALEDVDVVDWAPVTQIEPKPGAEERVYAALQRAHPALAVYRKGEVPVRYHFNANPRITKLVAVAEDGWTIASRAQAQRWREQGWRGGGNHGYAPEVQAMGATFVVAGAGIPRGRVIPAFGNVHVVAVLGRLLGVSLGGSEARVDSVRLVFP
- a CDS encoding DUF411 domain-containing protein is translated as MNQDRRTFLLTAGAVAVSALGARALFAQQGQQGLPAMTVYKSPSCGCCVEWVKHVRAAGFTVREVNTDDLGAVKREMGLPPRLASCHTAVVGSYVVEGHVPADDVKRMLRDRPAGVRGLAVPGMPVGSPGMEQGPPSGYERYDVIAFTAAGATSVFASHGPPVRR
- a CDS encoding M20/M25/M40 family metallo-hydrolase yields the protein MHRTSALAIPALLLLTSALPAQPVRLRNADPVVQRALASAQQLQAWTLEQQISICEIPAPPFKEEARAAEFHRRFVALGYPEARIDALGNVIAQVGRGRGPRVMLAGHLDTVFPEGTDVKTTRSGDRIAGPGIGDDCRGLAVVLTVARILKESNLVPEGTLYLVGNVGEEGPGNLRGVRHLFTEELKGQIDFFISVDGAGGAGIVSRAVGSHRYTISFEGPGGHSYGAFGMTNPMHAMGRAIARIADLQVPSGARTTFNVGIVRGGTSVNTITPLAEMDVDMRSESAENLLEMDRRIRAAVDTAVKEELARWPNSRAPITVKYDTIGIRPTGGQSDDAYIVRTAIEAAKLLDDGLMWTPRTQASSTDANLPISMGVPAITINGGGRGGGAHGTEEFYQETPDSYKGTQFALLIVTALAGVAR